One Glutamicibacter halophytocola DNA segment encodes these proteins:
- a CDS encoding type II secretion system F family protein, which yields MIAFFALLGGLGLAVLVDWLLFAPWVRAPKRRSAIKGALLQAGMTNVTPPKFLMICLVCGVASGLLTLGLTGAWLFALLFFSFGIFAPWAFLRRQASRRRAALQEQWPEVVDHLRSAIRAGLSLPEALSQLATVGPKILRPLFGDFALDYRATANFNVALEQLGERMADPVADKILTTLRITREVGGTDLGHTLATLSAFLRDDVRTRGELAARQSWIVSAARLAVAAPWILLLILGTQDAAKDAYMTAGGVLVLGLGVLISIVCYRIMLRLGTLPAEERVLS from the coding sequence ATGATCGCGTTTTTTGCATTGCTTGGTGGTCTCGGGCTGGCTGTCTTGGTCGATTGGCTACTCTTCGCACCGTGGGTGCGTGCTCCGAAGCGGAGGTCAGCGATCAAGGGGGCCCTGCTGCAAGCTGGAATGACAAATGTGACACCGCCCAAGTTCCTCATGATTTGTTTGGTGTGTGGTGTCGCATCAGGATTATTGACCTTGGGGCTAACTGGCGCGTGGCTGTTTGCCCTTCTATTTTTCAGCTTTGGAATTTTCGCCCCATGGGCATTTCTGCGTCGTCAAGCGTCTAGGCGGCGGGCTGCATTGCAGGAACAATGGCCTGAAGTCGTTGATCATCTGCGAAGCGCCATACGTGCCGGGCTGTCGTTGCCTGAAGCCCTGAGCCAACTCGCAACAGTGGGACCAAAAATACTTAGGCCGCTATTCGGGGACTTTGCTTTGGACTATCGAGCCACCGCCAACTTTAACGTAGCTCTGGAACAGCTTGGTGAGCGAATGGCCGACCCAGTTGCCGACAAGATCTTGACCACTCTTCGAATCACTCGCGAAGTCGGTGGCACTGATTTGGGACACACCCTAGCAACTTTGTCTGCTTTCCTTCGCGATGACGTACGCACGCGTGGCGAACTGGCCGCTCGGCAGTCCTGGATAGTCTCCGCAGCCCGGTTGGCTGTGGCAGCGCCATGGATTCTGCTCCTGATTCTGGGAACCCAGGACGCGGCAAAAGACGCGTACATGACGGCCGGTGGAGTGCTTGTCCTGGGTCTAGGAGTATTAATCTCAATCGTCTGTTACCGAATCATGCTGCGGTTGGGCACGTTACCGGCGGAAGAGAGAGTTCTGTCATGA
- a CDS encoding type II secretion system F family protein, translating to MNSYVSWAALCGLGFGLGIWIILVNLPGWRKMAFAERIAPHVRVGVRSSRMLEDSWHSESGHSALAQLASPLISQMRKFASSHSPSNDILKKRLHAAGLEMSIIDYRSQEIICAMAGVVAGAVCTAFISMQYDLSLVFSIVAVICCGMLGYALRGWWLGEQIHRRARKILTQFPTVAEVLALTVGAGESTTGAIERISRICHGVIGEEFVKTLNDIHSGTPMVHAMQNMSDRMQVGTISRFVDAIVVATERGTPLAQVLRDQAQDVRDASKRELMEVAGKREIFMLVPVVFGILPLTIVFAVFPGLALLEMSY from the coding sequence ATGAACTCATACGTTTCATGGGCTGCCCTGTGCGGACTCGGGTTCGGGCTAGGGATATGGATCATCCTGGTCAATCTGCCCGGATGGAGAAAAATGGCTTTCGCCGAACGAATTGCCCCACATGTCCGCGTCGGCGTCAGAAGTTCGCGGATGCTTGAGGACTCTTGGCATTCAGAGTCGGGGCATTCAGCGCTGGCCCAACTTGCATCGCCATTGATCTCGCAAATGAGAAAGTTTGCCAGTAGCCATAGCCCTTCCAATGACATTCTCAAGAAAAGGCTCCATGCCGCTGGCCTTGAGATGAGCATAATTGACTATCGCTCACAAGAGATCATCTGTGCAATGGCCGGAGTTGTGGCAGGGGCCGTTTGTACTGCGTTTATTTCAATGCAATACGACCTTTCGCTGGTCTTTTCTATCGTGGCCGTTATTTGCTGTGGGATGTTGGGTTACGCGTTGCGAGGCTGGTGGCTTGGCGAACAAATTCATCGCAGAGCTCGAAAAATATTGACCCAATTCCCAACGGTTGCTGAAGTCCTGGCCTTGACGGTCGGTGCAGGGGAATCAACTACTGGTGCAATCGAACGTATCTCCCGAATCTGCCACGGAGTCATAGGTGAAGAATTCGTGAAGACGTTGAACGACATTCATTCCGGAACTCCTATGGTTCATGCGATGCAAAATATGTCTGATCGAATGCAAGTCGGAACGATCTCAAGATTTGTTGATGCAATTGTGGTTGCCACTGAACGTGGGACTCCTCTAGCCCAAGTACTCAGAGACCAAGCTCAAGACGTTCGAGACGCATCGAAACGCGAATTAATGGAAGTTGCGGGAAAACGAGAAATTTTCATGCTCGTACCCGTTGTCTTTGGCATTTTGCCGTTGACGATCGTATTCGCGGTATTCCCGGGACTAGCGCTATTGGAGATGAGCTATTGA
- a CDS encoding TadE/TadG family type IV pilus assembly protein, translating into MRRVVPNGIPPVFRRFFGESKGSAVAEFVMITTLLVLIALTLIQLALVLHVRNTLIDAAANGAHYGALANRSTADAQDRTRHLITESLHSGFAGNISVRSANVGEGSVITVSVETKVPLVGLLPNGWNLHVQGEAVKYG; encoded by the coding sequence ATGCGCCGCGTCGTGCCGAATGGAATACCGCCAGTATTTAGGCGGTTCTTTGGTGAATCCAAGGGATCAGCCGTAGCGGAATTTGTCATGATCACGACGCTGTTAGTTCTCATCGCGTTGACGCTAATTCAACTCGCACTTGTCCTGCACGTTCGTAATACGTTGATCGATGCGGCTGCAAACGGCGCACATTATGGTGCGCTAGCGAATCGGTCCACGGCAGATGCGCAAGATCGGACACGGCACTTGATCACTGAGAGTCTTCATTCGGGATTTGCCGGAAACATTAGCGTTCGCTCCGCGAATGTCGGCGAGGGCAGCGTGATCACAGTGTCGGTTGAAACGAAGGTGCCGTTGGTCGGTTTACTACCCAACGGATGGAACCTGCATGTACAAGGTGAAGCTGTGAAGTATGGCTAA
- a CDS encoding TadE/TadG family type IV pilus assembly protein yields the protein MANLQRTISAALRKTSQDESGSAIVEFIFAATVLLIPMVYLILAASHLQAGSYAVVGAADQAAKVFALADTPIQAQADAKETVRRAMNNFGYSNAKTSISCDSECLSPGSVVTVTVELDVPLPFVSAMFDVSAFSVDSAASQRVDQFG from the coding sequence ATGGCTAATTTACAGAGAACTATCTCGGCAGCTTTGCGCAAAACTTCGCAGGACGAATCCGGAAGCGCGATCGTTGAGTTTATTTTCGCGGCGACAGTACTTTTGATTCCAATGGTCTACTTAATTCTTGCCGCAAGTCATCTCCAGGCAGGTAGCTATGCGGTGGTTGGAGCCGCGGACCAGGCAGCTAAGGTGTTTGCGCTAGCCGATACCCCAATTCAAGCGCAAGCAGATGCCAAAGAAACGGTACGCCGTGCGATGAATAATTTTGGCTATTCCAACGCGAAAACGAGTATTTCTTGCGATTCTGAATGCTTGAGTCCTGGAAGCGTAGTGACGGTCACCGTCGAATTGGACGTTCCGTTGCCCTTTGTCTCGGCGATGTTCGATGTATCAGCCTTTTCAGTTGATTCAGCAGCTTCCCAAAGAGTTGATCAATTTGGATAG
- the prfB gene encoding peptide chain release factor 2, with translation MAKTDFSAEIRTLRSTFSAIEDVSDVDQIKADIATLSEEAGAPDLWDDPAAAQIVTSKLSYRQSELERLTKLKTRIDDLEVLVELAELEDDDETLQEAEKELMGIRKALDDLEIVTLLSGEFDSRGAVVTIRSGAGGVDAADFAEMLMRMYLRWAEKRGFKATVMDTSYAEEAGLKSATFEIDEPYAFGTLSVEAGTHRLVRISPFDNQGRRQTSFAAVEVVPLIEQTDSIEIPESEIRVDVFRSSGPGGQSVNTTDSAVRMTHIPTGVVVSMQNEKSQIQNRAAALRVLQSRLLLLKKEQEDAQKKEFAGDVKASWGDQMRSYVLNPYQMVKDLRTEHEVGNTQAVLDGEIDDFIDAGIRWRAGQRRPSK, from the coding sequence ATGGCAAAAACTGACTTCTCTGCTGAAATCCGCACACTGCGCTCAACTTTCTCTGCAATTGAAGATGTTAGCGACGTTGATCAGATCAAGGCTGACATTGCAACGCTCTCCGAGGAAGCGGGCGCCCCTGATCTCTGGGACGATCCTGCCGCAGCGCAAATTGTCACTAGCAAGCTTTCATACCGCCAGTCGGAGCTAGAGCGCCTCACGAAGCTCAAGACGCGGATTGATGATCTAGAAGTACTCGTCGAGTTGGCCGAACTCGAAGATGACGACGAAACGTTGCAAGAGGCCGAAAAAGAACTTATGGGCATCCGCAAGGCCCTCGATGATCTGGAAATTGTTACTTTGCTCAGCGGCGAGTTCGATTCCCGAGGTGCCGTGGTAACAATTCGTTCCGGGGCTGGCGGCGTCGATGCTGCGGACTTTGCCGAGATGCTCATGCGAATGTATTTGCGATGGGCTGAAAAGCGCGGATTCAAAGCTACCGTGATGGACACGTCCTATGCTGAAGAAGCTGGACTGAAGTCGGCTACCTTCGAAATCGACGAACCTTACGCTTTTGGAACGTTGTCCGTAGAGGCTGGAACTCATCGCCTTGTCCGAATTTCGCCATTCGACAACCAGGGACGTCGCCAAACTTCCTTCGCTGCCGTTGAAGTAGTTCCACTTATTGAACAGACCGACAGCATCGAAATTCCAGAATCGGAAATTCGCGTGGATGTGTTCCGTTCTTCGGGCCCTGGTGGGCAGAGCGTCAACACTACCGACTCGGCGGTTCGCATGACTCACATTCCAACTGGAGTTGTTGTCTCCATGCAGAATGAAAAGTCACAGATTCAGAACCGTGCTGCTGCACTTCGCGTTTTGCAGTCCAGGCTTCTGCTCCTGAAAAAGGAACAGGAAGACGCACAGAAAAAAGAGTTTGCTGGTGATGTGAAAGCCTCGTGGGGCGACCAGATGCGTTCGTACGTGCTCAATCCATATCAAATGGTCAAGGATCTGCGCACTGAACACGAAGTAGGCAATACTCAAGCTGTGCTTGATGGTGAGATTGATGATTTCATCGATGCAGGGATCCGCTGGCGCGCAGGACAGCGCCGCCCAAGCAAATAG
- the ftsE gene encoding cell division ATP-binding protein FtsE, which yields MIKFENVSMVYEPRQQNAALDDINIEISRGEFAFLVGESGSGKSTFLSLVLREKRSTDGAVYVAGQNLNRIPSRRVPKLRRDIGFVFQDFRLLRERTVFDNVAFAMEVIGASRAQIRERVPDALKLVGLEDKARRKPTELSGGEQQRVGIARAIVNKPSILLADEPTGNLDRKNSIEVMNVLNRINQNGTTVLMATHAHELVSEYRHRVIELQRGQVIRDEVEGQYTPMTTVVNQDGSRELLVGDSAVEHHEDSQVAEDQKDEDQ from the coding sequence ATGATTAAATTCGAAAACGTCTCGATGGTTTATGAGCCAAGACAGCAGAATGCCGCCTTGGACGACATAAACATCGAGATTAGCCGCGGCGAATTCGCCTTCTTGGTCGGCGAATCCGGTTCCGGAAAGTCGACCTTCCTGAGCTTGGTGCTACGCGAAAAGCGTTCTACCGACGGGGCTGTTTACGTTGCAGGGCAGAACCTGAACCGGATCCCAAGTCGACGTGTGCCAAAACTGCGTCGTGATATCGGGTTCGTGTTCCAGGACTTCCGCCTCCTGCGCGAACGTACAGTCTTTGACAATGTGGCCTTCGCGATGGAAGTAATCGGCGCCTCGCGTGCTCAGATTCGTGAACGCGTCCCAGATGCCTTGAAGCTGGTGGGACTTGAAGACAAGGCTCGTCGCAAGCCTACCGAGCTTTCCGGCGGTGAGCAGCAGCGTGTCGGTATAGCGCGCGCCATTGTGAATAAGCCGTCGATCCTTTTGGCCGATGAGCCCACCGGTAACCTCGACCGCAAGAACAGCATCGAAGTCATGAACGTGCTGAATCGCATTAATCAGAACGGGACAACCGTTTTGATGGCAACGCACGCACACGAGCTTGTTAGCGAATACCGTCATCGCGTGATTGAACTGCAGCGCGGACAGGTGATCCGCGACGAAGTAGAAGGTCAATACACGCCAATGACCACGGTGGTGAACCAAGACGGATCTCGCGAGCTACTCGTGGGCGATTCGGCTGTTGAACACCACGAAGATTCACAGGTTGCTGAGGACCAGAAAGACGAGGACCAGTGA
- the ftsX gene encoding permease-like cell division protein FtsX: MRLGFILREAAKGLRQNVVMVVSVVLVTFVSLTFVGASILLQLQINQMKGYWYDRMEVAIYLCDDTSTSPNCGGNEATDAQRQNIEKVLKSEQLAPYIKEYAYESKDQAYKNFLDQYENSSLVDQITPEQLPESFRVALVDPEKYPVINEAFSTVDGVDSVIDQRDLLEKVFQLVRVASAAAAVVAIVMIICAVLLTGTTIQLSAMHRRLETTIMRLVGASKATIQLPFIIEGVIASLIGGLLASGTLWLLLKFLVEDKLASENVGVAFISTGVVWLVAPVLLIIGIVLATISSVVTLKRYLKV, translated from the coding sequence GTGAGACTAGGATTTATTCTCCGCGAAGCGGCGAAAGGCCTTCGGCAGAATGTCGTGATGGTCGTTTCTGTCGTCCTGGTGACTTTCGTTTCGCTAACATTCGTTGGCGCGTCGATTCTTCTGCAACTGCAGATTAACCAGATGAAGGGCTACTGGTACGACCGCATGGAGGTAGCGATCTATCTCTGTGACGACACCAGCACTTCGCCGAACTGTGGCGGAAATGAAGCCACTGATGCTCAGCGGCAGAACATTGAGAAGGTTCTCAAGTCCGAACAGTTGGCTCCGTATATCAAGGAATATGCCTATGAATCGAAAGATCAGGCGTACAAGAACTTCTTGGATCAGTATGAGAACTCTTCCCTAGTTGACCAGATCACTCCTGAGCAGCTGCCTGAATCCTTCCGTGTTGCATTGGTTGACCCGGAGAAGTATCCGGTGATCAACGAAGCGTTTTCGACGGTCGACGGGGTGGACTCCGTAATCGACCAGCGTGACCTGCTAGAGAAGGTCTTCCAGCTCGTGCGCGTTGCTTCGGCTGCTGCAGCCGTGGTTGCAATCGTGATGATCATTTGCGCGGTCCTGCTTACAGGAACAACGATTCAACTCTCAGCTATGCATCGACGGTTGGAAACAACCATCATGCGGCTGGTCGGTGCATCCAAAGCGACAATTCAGCTTCCGTTCATCATTGAAGGTGTTATTGCCTCGTTGATCGGTGGATTGCTAGCTTCGGGAACCTTATGGCTTCTTCTCAAATTCCTCGTCGAAGACAAGCTTGCCAGTGAAAATGTCGGCGTTGCCTTCATTTCTACCGGAGTAGTTTGGCTTGTTGCGCCTGTCCTCTTGATAATCGGTATCGTTTTGGCCACAATTTCATCAGTGGTAACGTTGAAGCGTTACCTGAAGGTTTAG
- a CDS encoding M23 family metallopeptidase, whose translation MLSNAVRSKFLRATLGGAMALALTLPAGIVAADELDDKKAQVEGNINNLEQDMEFLDADIQATDKKLRDQQAQVPAAEQALADAQSRVANAQAAVADLNNRLIAAQGTRDQVAAEIEANAKKISEAKEAMASIASEAYKRGGVSSGLDMILNMESATEIADGLDLANRAMASQSATYNDLAQEQANNENNKVRLDAVEKEISSLKSQAEDALAQEQAARTQAQNAKNELDALVASTEKLGAELEARKPQIQAKLASQQKEYAQVQADIKERQERLLREEAERKRKAAEAEAKRKAAYEAEQKRLAEEAAAKKKEYKKKAYVPPAPAEPEVSTSNGSSAWGLVKPTTSNNLTSSFGWRPTPAGTIDYGGRGGYVHAGIDWGFGGQCGAPITAAADGEVWMAGWGGTSGNKVLISHGVVRGKALATGYHHMSQVAVSVGQHVKQGQVIGYVGTTGNSTGCHLHFETIVNGTAVNPLGLL comes from the coding sequence ATGCTGTCCAACGCAGTGCGTAGTAAGTTCTTGCGCGCCACTCTCGGTGGCGCCATGGCACTGGCCTTGACGTTGCCGGCTGGAATTGTCGCAGCTGATGAGCTGGACGATAAAAAAGCTCAGGTTGAAGGCAATATCAATAACCTAGAGCAAGACATGGAATTCCTGGACGCCGATATCCAGGCCACCGACAAGAAGTTGCGTGACCAGCAGGCTCAGGTTCCTGCAGCGGAACAGGCATTGGCGGACGCGCAGAGCCGTGTCGCCAATGCCCAAGCGGCAGTTGCCGATCTGAACAACCGTTTAATTGCTGCTCAGGGAACGCGCGATCAAGTCGCGGCCGAAATTGAGGCAAACGCCAAGAAGATTTCTGAAGCAAAAGAAGCCATGGCTTCGATTGCGTCAGAGGCTTATAAGCGCGGCGGCGTTTCTAGCGGGCTGGACATGATCCTGAACATGGAGTCGGCCACCGAGATCGCAGACGGTCTTGACCTGGCAAACCGAGCGATGGCTTCGCAGAGCGCTACCTACAACGACTTGGCGCAAGAGCAGGCCAACAACGAAAACAATAAGGTTCGACTTGACGCCGTTGAGAAGGAAATCTCATCGCTCAAATCCCAGGCCGAGGACGCGCTGGCTCAAGAGCAGGCAGCTCGAACCCAAGCGCAGAACGCAAAGAACGAACTCGATGCTTTGGTTGCAAGCACTGAAAAACTTGGTGCTGAGCTTGAAGCCAGAAAGCCTCAAATCCAGGCAAAACTAGCTTCGCAGCAGAAAGAATACGCCCAAGTTCAGGCGGACATCAAGGAGCGCCAGGAGCGCTTGTTGCGTGAGGAAGCTGAACGAAAGCGCAAAGCGGCTGAAGCTGAAGCAAAGCGCAAAGCGGCTTACGAAGCCGAGCAAAAGCGTCTTGCAGAAGAAGCCGCTGCCAAGAAGAAGGAATATAAAAAGAAGGCTTACGTTCCTCCAGCGCCGGCAGAACCCGAGGTGAGCACCTCTAATGGTTCCAGCGCCTGGGGATTGGTAAAGCCAACGACCAGCAACAATCTGACTTCCTCCTTCGGCTGGCGTCCAACGCCCGCCGGAACCATTGATTATGGTGGACGTGGCGGATATGTGCACGCTGGCATCGACTGGGGCTTCGGTGGCCAGTGTGGTGCGCCCATTACGGCTGCAGCCGATGGTGAAGTGTGGATGGCTGGCTGGGGCGGTACCTCCGGAAATAAGGTGCTCATTTCCCACGGCGTAGTTCGTGGCAAGGCACTGGCGACCGGGTACCACCACATGTCACAAGTCGCCGTGAGCGTAGGGCAGCACGTCAAGCAGGGCCAAGTTATTGGCTACGTTGGCACCACCGGCAACTCCACAGGCTGCCACCTGCACTTCGAAACTATTGTCAATGGCACGGCCGTGAACCCATTGGGACTTCTCTAG
- the smpB gene encoding SsrA-binding protein SmpB, which translates to MAKKNQEDRVIASNRKARHDFEILDTFEAGMVLTGTEVKSLREGKASLVDGFGQFYRGELYIENVYIPEYLNGSWTNHAARRRRKLLLHRQELLKIERKIGEAGLTVVPLSLYFKSGRAKIEIGIARGKREYDKRQTLREQQDNREAMRAMRERNRGHA; encoded by the coding sequence GTGGCTAAGAAGAATCAAGAAGATCGGGTGATCGCGAGCAACCGCAAGGCGCGCCACGATTTTGAAATCCTCGATACCTTCGAAGCTGGCATGGTTCTCACTGGTACGGAAGTCAAGTCATTGCGAGAAGGCAAAGCCTCACTCGTTGACGGCTTCGGCCAGTTCTACCGTGGTGAGCTTTATATCGAGAACGTCTACATCCCTGAGTACCTCAACGGATCATGGACCAATCACGCGGCACGTCGCCGTCGCAAGCTCCTGCTGCACCGGCAAGAACTGCTCAAGATCGAGCGCAAGATCGGCGAGGCTGGACTCACTGTTGTTCCGCTGAGCTTGTACTTCAAGTCAGGTCGGGCAAAGATCGAGATCGGTATCGCCCGTGGTAAGCGTGAGTACGACAAGCGCCAGACCCTGCGCGAGCAACAGGACAACCGCGAAGCAATGCGCGCCATGCGCGAGCGCAACCGAGGGCACGCCTAA